Proteins co-encoded in one Gleimia hominis genomic window:
- the dnaG gene encoding DNA primase, whose translation MAGLIAKEDIERVRERINLEDIVSQYVTLRSAGVDSLKGLCPFHDEKTPSFHVRPAVGRWHCFGCGENGDVFSFIQQIDHLSFTEAVEYLAQKANVTLHYERGSKREAAQFGKRQRLIDAHRIAEEFFQKNLAAPTAQAARDFLGARGFSETTAQHFGIGYAPQSWNELTDLLRSRSFREDEILTAGLASQGRRGLYDRFRGRLIWPIRDLTGATIGFGARRLTDDDQGPKYLNTPETPIYKKSQVLYGLDLAKRNIAKKRRVVIVEGYTDVMAAHIAGIDTAVATCGTAFGHEHVKIIRRLLGDSADPAAGVRLASGRSRGGEVIFTFDGDEAGRKAALKAFAEDQNFASQTFVAVENTGLDPCDLRLERGDDALVKLIESRKPLFEFAIRSSLKNLDLNTAEGRVRGLRETAPIINQIRDHALRREYSRELAGWLGMDERDVSQAIRHSNRATHREQNQRVEPPLRASTDPVERSQRQALEAVLQRPADVMGIGFDDLDGDTFVTPALRSVHDAIRAAGGLHAFADELQIAQAQEADADQALAVAASRWLNTVTEATDPTVSNVISALLVAPLPQDDPTRIREYAQGVVKSLVQHGFIREIGKCKAQLARLDPESDEHAQVFRRLVTLEEQRKNIR comes from the coding sequence ATGGCAGGACTCATCGCGAAAGAAGACATCGAACGAGTACGCGAACGCATCAACCTGGAGGACATCGTCTCCCAGTACGTGACGCTGCGTTCCGCCGGAGTGGATTCCCTCAAAGGCCTGTGCCCCTTCCACGACGAAAAAACCCCGTCCTTCCACGTCCGTCCCGCCGTTGGGCGCTGGCACTGCTTCGGCTGCGGAGAAAACGGAGACGTCTTCTCGTTCATCCAACAAATCGACCACCTGTCCTTCACCGAAGCAGTCGAATACCTCGCACAAAAAGCGAACGTTACCCTCCACTACGAGCGGGGCAGTAAACGCGAAGCCGCCCAATTTGGGAAACGACAACGCCTCATAGACGCCCACCGAATCGCCGAAGAGTTCTTCCAAAAGAACCTCGCGGCCCCCACCGCGCAGGCCGCCCGCGACTTCCTCGGTGCCCGCGGGTTTTCCGAAACAACCGCCCAGCACTTCGGCATCGGATACGCCCCACAAAGCTGGAACGAACTCACCGATCTGCTGCGCTCACGCAGTTTCCGCGAAGACGAAATCCTCACCGCCGGCTTAGCCAGCCAAGGTCGGCGCGGCCTCTACGACCGGTTCCGGGGCAGACTAATCTGGCCCATCCGCGACCTCACGGGCGCCACCATCGGGTTTGGGGCGCGCCGACTTACCGACGACGACCAGGGCCCCAAGTACCTCAACACCCCAGAAACCCCGATCTACAAGAAATCGCAAGTACTGTACGGACTGGACTTGGCGAAACGCAATATCGCCAAAAAACGTCGCGTAGTAATTGTCGAAGGGTACACGGACGTGATGGCAGCGCACATCGCGGGCATAGACACCGCGGTAGCCACGTGCGGCACCGCGTTTGGACACGAGCACGTAAAAATCATCCGCCGCCTACTGGGAGACAGCGCAGACCCCGCTGCCGGAGTCCGTCTGGCTTCTGGCCGATCTCGAGGTGGGGAAGTGATCTTCACATTCGACGGTGACGAAGCCGGCCGCAAAGCCGCGCTCAAAGCGTTTGCCGAAGACCAGAACTTCGCCTCCCAAACATTCGTCGCCGTAGAAAACACGGGCCTCGACCCGTGCGACCTACGTTTAGAACGCGGCGACGACGCCCTGGTTAAACTCATCGAGTCACGCAAACCACTGTTCGAGTTCGCGATCCGCTCGTCCCTCAAGAATCTGGACTTGAACACCGCGGAAGGCCGCGTGCGGGGACTTCGCGAAACCGCGCCGATCATCAACCAGATCCGCGACCATGCGCTCCGCCGCGAATACAGCCGCGAACTCGCCGGTTGGCTCGGCATGGACGAGCGCGACGTGAGCCAAGCAATCCGCCACTCCAACCGGGCCACACACCGGGAACAAAACCAACGCGTCGAACCCCCTTTGCGCGCCAGTACCGACCCGGTGGAGCGGTCGCAAAGGCAAGCGCTTGAAGCCGTACTGCAACGCCCCGCGGACGTAATGGGCATCGGGTTCGATGACCTGGACGGAGACACGTTCGTCACCCCAGCGCTGCGATCCGTACACGACGCAATCCGCGCTGCCGGTGGGCTACACGCATTCGCCGACGAACTCCAAATCGCCCAGGCCCAAGAGGCCGACGCCGACCAGGCGCTCGCGGTGGCGGCCTCACGCTGGCTCAACACGGTAACTGAAGCGACGGATCCGACGGTGAGTAACGTGATTTCTGCGCTGCTAGTGGCGCCGCTGCCCCAAGATGACCCCACGCGGATCCGTGAGTACGCGCAAGGCGTGGTGAAATCCTTGGTGCAACACGGGTTCATCCGCGAGATAGGAAAGTGCAAAGCGCAGTTAGCGCGCCTAGACCCAGAGTCGGACGAGCACGCGCAGGTGTTCCGCCGCCTCGTCACACTCGAGGAACAGCGCAAAAACATCCGGTGA
- a CDS encoding ABC transporter ATP-binding protein yields the protein MLLRVAKRAVSKFWLAALGVVVLQLGQALAQLYLPTLNARIIDEGVAKGDLGYIWSTGAVMLTLALGQAVLAIGAVYCGSYLGMRTGQDLRTRVFERVSSFSQKEIAQFSPGSLITRSTNDVNQMQLFFGFGSIALVSAPIMSIGGIVMALRENVGLGWLMGISIPLLLAITLVIISKMVPLFRSYQDRIDAVNLVLREQLTGIRVLRAFVREDTERTRFAKANEDMTDVSRRVGQLFIIIFPLIMFVLNATVVAIYWFGGHQIEAGTTQIGTLVAYMTYMMLILTGILNLSFMSAMIPRAAVSAERICEVLDTDTSLEPPENGGIDVIVPGQVAFENVTFAYPGADEPVLDGLDFEVTRGQTLAFIGSTGAGKTTVANLIPRLYDATGGTVRVGGVDVRKLAESQLSKTLGYVPQNPYLFAGTVRSNMLFGNPDASEEQIWRALELAEAAEFVRDMPKGLDSPIGQGGSNVSGGQRQRLCIARAIVHEPDVFIFDDSFSALDLTTDARVREKIWTALPQATKIVIAQRVSTITQADQIIVLEAGRVVGRGTHEHLLEHCKAYREIVDSQIGVEA from the coding sequence ATGCTTTTAAGGGTCGCGAAACGCGCCGTTAGCAAATTTTGGTTAGCCGCCCTGGGGGTGGTGGTGCTCCAGTTGGGGCAGGCACTTGCGCAGCTATATTTGCCTACTTTGAACGCGCGCATTATTGATGAGGGAGTAGCTAAAGGAGACCTGGGCTACATCTGGTCTACGGGCGCGGTGATGCTGACGCTCGCACTTGGACAAGCGGTGCTCGCGATCGGCGCGGTTTACTGCGGGTCGTACTTAGGGATGCGCACCGGGCAGGATTTGCGCACCCGCGTGTTCGAGAGGGTCAGTTCCTTCTCGCAAAAAGAGATCGCCCAGTTCTCACCCGGTTCGCTAATTACCCGTTCCACTAACGACGTGAACCAGATGCAGTTGTTCTTCGGTTTCGGCTCGATCGCACTGGTGTCCGCGCCAATCATGTCCATTGGTGGAATTGTGATGGCGCTGCGTGAAAACGTGGGGTTGGGCTGGCTGATGGGGATTTCCATTCCCCTCCTACTCGCGATCACGCTGGTTATCATTTCGAAAATGGTGCCTCTGTTCCGTTCATACCAAGACCGGATCGACGCCGTGAACTTGGTGCTGCGCGAACAGCTGACGGGCATTCGGGTGCTGCGCGCGTTCGTGCGTGAAGACACGGAACGCACCCGGTTCGCGAAGGCGAACGAAGACATGACCGACGTATCCCGGCGCGTTGGGCAACTGTTCATAATCATCTTCCCACTCATCATGTTTGTACTAAACGCCACGGTCGTAGCGATCTACTGGTTCGGTGGCCACCAAATCGAAGCGGGCACCACGCAGATCGGGACGCTGGTTGCGTACATGACTTACATGATGTTGATTTTGACGGGGATCTTGAACCTGTCGTTCATGTCCGCCATGATTCCGCGGGCAGCCGTGTCAGCAGAACGAATCTGTGAGGTACTAGATACGGACACGTCATTGGAGCCACCCGAAAATGGGGGAATAGATGTTATCGTGCCCGGCCAGGTGGCGTTCGAAAATGTAACGTTCGCGTATCCAGGTGCGGACGAGCCAGTGTTGGACGGCCTTGACTTCGAAGTCACCCGCGGGCAAACCCTCGCATTCATCGGCTCTACCGGCGCTGGCAAAACCACGGTCGCGAACCTGATTCCCCGCCTCTACGACGCCACCGGTGGTACCGTGCGGGTCGGGGGTGTAGACGTACGTAAACTCGCGGAATCGCAACTATCAAAAACCTTGGGGTACGTGCCTCAAAACCCGTATTTATTCGCCGGAACCGTGCGGTCAAACATGCTGTTTGGAAACCCGGACGCGTCGGAAGAACAGATTTGGCGGGCCCTCGAGCTGGCGGAAGCCGCCGAGTTCGTGCGAGACATGCCCAAGGGCCTCGACAGTCCAATTGGGCAAGGGGGCAGCAACGTTTCGGGTGGGCAGCGTCAACGCCTGTGTATTGCCCGCGCGATCGTGCACGAACCTGACGTGTTCATCTTTGACGACTCGTTCTCTGCCCTGGACCTCACCACGGATGCGCGGGTGCGCGAAAAAATCTGGACCGCATTGCCGCAGGCAACGAAAATCGTGATTGCCCAACGCGTATCCACCATTACCCAAGCCGACCAGATTATTGTGCTCGAGGCCGGCCGGGTGGTTGGGCGCGGAACCCACGAACACCTGCTTGAGCACTGCAAAGCTTACCGCGAGATCGTTGACTCCCAGATAGGGGTAGAAGCATGA
- a CDS encoding ABC transporter ATP-binding protein, giving the protein MSKTKTPSRANQAPEDVEEELDESAHGRRPDRKAQHFWASMRKLLALLAPWKWQFAVIFGASALWSAMTVIAPRVLGEVTNTLFEGVFSKHIPAGGTKAQAVQMLRDSGHEDIANMVSAMHIVPGQGIDFNRLAMLSIIVLLIYLASNLLDFYVGWNINRVVVKALYDLRRQVEEKIHALPLSYFDQMKRGDLISRVTNDVDNITNALQQTLSSVITSIFWGTGLIIMMFVTSWKLALVAMTILPMMALIVLVIGPLSQKAYGRQWAATGRLNARVEESFSAHALVHAFGRKYSQAQDFAQENDELYSASLRARFLGGMMMPLMTFAGLLAYVGIAVLGGLQVAMGQMRLGSVQAFIQYSQQFNQPIGQLSQAVTVMQSAAASAERVFEILEAEEETPASEHPAQLQPGPGHIEFRHVNFSYNPDEPLIEDMNLDAKPGQTVAIVGPTGAGKTTLVNLIMRFYEIQSGTILLDGQDTRELTRQDLRSRVGMVLQDPWLFQGTIAENNRYGRSDASDEEVLAAAKASYVDRFVASLPDGYDTVLEGNADNVSAGERQLITIARAFISDPAILILDEATSSVDTRTELLLQKAMVALRHGRTAFVIAHRLSTIRDADVIVVMEHGSIVEQGTHDELLERRGAYWRLYNSQFEEAGN; this is encoded by the coding sequence ATGAGTAAGACGAAAACACCATCTCGGGCAAACCAGGCCCCTGAAGATGTTGAAGAGGAATTGGACGAGTCTGCTCACGGGCGCCGCCCAGACCGGAAGGCTCAGCATTTCTGGGCTTCCATGCGTAAACTCCTGGCCTTGTTGGCGCCTTGGAAATGGCAGTTCGCAGTAATTTTTGGGGCCAGTGCTCTGTGGTCTGCGATGACCGTTATTGCCCCGCGCGTACTTGGAGAAGTGACGAATACGCTTTTTGAGGGCGTGTTCTCTAAGCACATCCCAGCGGGAGGGACAAAAGCGCAGGCGGTGCAGATGCTGCGCGATTCGGGCCACGAGGATATCGCGAACATGGTGTCCGCCATGCACATCGTGCCTGGTCAGGGCATTGATTTTAACCGCTTGGCGATGCTGTCGATAATCGTGCTGCTGATTTACTTGGCGAGCAACCTGCTGGATTTCTACGTGGGTTGGAACATCAACCGTGTGGTTGTGAAAGCACTGTACGACCTGCGCCGCCAGGTGGAAGAGAAGATCCACGCGCTGCCGCTGTCGTATTTTGATCAGATGAAACGCGGGGACCTCATTTCGCGCGTCACGAATGACGTGGATAACATCACGAACGCGCTGCAACAAACCCTGTCGTCGGTAATCACCTCTATATTTTGGGGGACGGGGCTGATTATCATGATGTTCGTCACGTCGTGGAAGCTCGCGTTGGTGGCCATGACGATACTGCCGATGATGGCGCTCATTGTGCTCGTGATTGGGCCGCTGTCCCAAAAGGCATACGGCCGCCAGTGGGCCGCCACGGGGCGGTTGAATGCGCGAGTAGAAGAGAGCTTCTCGGCCCACGCCCTGGTGCACGCCTTCGGCCGAAAGTACAGTCAGGCACAAGATTTCGCGCAAGAAAACGACGAGCTGTACTCCGCTTCACTGCGCGCCCGGTTCCTCGGGGGCATGATGATGCCGCTAATGACGTTCGCCGGCCTACTCGCCTACGTGGGGATAGCGGTACTAGGGGGCCTGCAGGTGGCTATGGGCCAGATGCGGCTCGGTTCCGTGCAGGCGTTCATCCAGTACTCCCAGCAGTTCAACCAGCCGATTGGTCAGCTGTCTCAAGCCGTGACCGTGATGCAGTCTGCCGCGGCGTCAGCCGAACGCGTGTTTGAGATTTTGGAGGCCGAAGAAGAAACGCCAGCCAGTGAACACCCCGCGCAGCTGCAACCGGGGCCAGGACACATTGAGTTCCGCCACGTGAACTTCTCTTACAACCCCGATGAGCCCCTCATTGAAGACATGAACTTGGATGCGAAACCGGGGCAGACGGTGGCGATCGTGGGGCCGACCGGAGCGGGCAAGACCACGCTGGTGAACCTGATAATGCGGTTTTACGAGATCCAGTCGGGCACCATTTTGCTAGATGGGCAAGACACGCGGGAGCTGACGCGTCAGGACCTGCGTTCTCGCGTCGGCATGGTGCTGCAAGACCCGTGGCTGTTCCAGGGCACGATCGCGGAGAATAATCGTTACGGGCGCTCCGACGCGTCGGACGAGGAAGTGTTGGCGGCCGCGAAAGCCAGTTACGTGGACCGGTTTGTGGCGTCCCTCCCGGATGGTTACGACACGGTGTTGGAAGGTAACGCAGACAACGTTTCTGCTGGTGAACGGCAGCTAATCACCATTGCGCGCGCCTTTATTTCTGACCCGGCGATTCTGATTTTGGATGAGGCCACATCGTCGGTGGATACGCGCACCGAATTGCTGTTGCAAAAAGCAATGGTGGCGCTGCGCCACGGCCGCACCGCGTTCGTGATCGCGCACCGGCTGTCGACTATTCGCGATGCAGACGTGATCGTGGTTATGGAGCACGGCAGCATTGTCGAACAGGGCACTCACGATGAGCTGCTGGAGCGCCGCGGTGCGTACTGGCGGTTGTACAACTCCCAGTTCGAAGAGGCGGGGAACTAA
- the rimP gene encoding ribosome maturation factor RimP, translated as MSNGNAERKITQLVAPCVSNHDLFLEKVVLTHANPPLLRITVDLPSGTDSIDSQAVDAVARDISKVLDDADPIAGRYTLEVTSPGAERKLTTARHFERVVGQPVEITTVDKQRLRGRLIAADETRIVLTPLKLRRKEQAEGSDVNTVVELDNIAKARSRVEFGSQGE; from the coding sequence TTGAGTAACGGCAACGCGGAACGGAAAATCACGCAACTGGTGGCGCCTTGTGTGTCAAATCATGATCTGTTTTTGGAAAAGGTCGTGCTCACTCACGCGAACCCTCCGCTATTACGCATCACAGTGGATCTTCCCAGTGGAACTGACTCTATTGATTCGCAAGCGGTAGATGCGGTGGCGCGCGATATTTCCAAGGTCCTAGATGACGCGGATCCAATTGCGGGACGCTACACGCTCGAAGTCACGTCCCCGGGGGCGGAGCGCAAACTCACGACCGCGCGGCACTTCGAACGCGTTGTCGGCCAGCCGGTGGAGATAACTACCGTTGACAAGCAAAGGCTTCGCGGTCGGCTAATTGCCGCGGACGAAACCCGAATCGTTTTGACGCCATTGAAACTGCGGCGCAAAGAGCAAGCTGAGGGCAGCGATGTTAACACCGTCGTTGAACTTGATAATATCGCTAAGGCACGTTCACGCGTTGAGTTCGGATCGCAAGGAGAGTGA
- the nusA gene encoding transcription termination factor NusA: MEIDMRALREVGASLEVDGDTLVQAVEEALLKVYHKMPGAIRQARIDINQKTGKVLVMATEYDEDDNPIGEFDDTPREFGRIATATARSIIAQRLREADDSKVLGEFHNSQGKVVVGTVDVERGPHLTVLKVGEYEAILPDAERVPGEHFEHGEMVRVYVVDVSRGERGVRITVSRTHPGLVEGLFEREVPEIADGLVKIKSIAREAGHRSKIAVAATREGVNAKGACIGPMGQRVRAVMNELRGEKIDIVDYSTDPARYVANALSPARVSSVEIVDEEAKRASVVVPDFQLSLAIGREGQNSRLAARLCGYHIDIHSDTASGHGVLTSDVSRPDVTSGSQPEGEIDEN; the protein is encoded by the coding sequence GTGGAAATAGATATGAGGGCACTGCGCGAGGTGGGGGCGTCCCTAGAGGTTGATGGTGACACCCTGGTGCAGGCCGTGGAAGAAGCGTTGCTGAAGGTTTACCACAAGATGCCCGGAGCTATCCGCCAGGCCCGGATCGACATTAACCAAAAGACCGGAAAAGTACTGGTTATGGCGACCGAATACGATGAGGACGACAATCCGATCGGGGAGTTTGATGACACGCCCCGCGAGTTCGGGCGGATCGCAACTGCCACTGCACGTTCGATTATTGCGCAGCGGTTGCGCGAGGCTGATGACTCGAAAGTGCTGGGTGAGTTCCACAACTCGCAGGGGAAAGTTGTGGTCGGAACAGTTGACGTGGAACGAGGCCCCCACCTGACGGTACTGAAAGTGGGGGAGTACGAGGCGATTTTACCGGATGCGGAACGCGTGCCCGGGGAACATTTTGAGCACGGCGAAATGGTGCGCGTGTACGTGGTTGATGTGTCTCGAGGTGAACGTGGCGTGCGCATTACTGTGTCTCGCACGCACCCGGGCCTGGTGGAAGGGCTGTTTGAACGCGAGGTGCCTGAAATTGCGGATGGGCTGGTGAAAATCAAGTCGATTGCGCGGGAGGCCGGGCACCGGTCCAAGATCGCGGTGGCTGCTACCCGCGAGGGTGTGAACGCGAAAGGTGCGTGCATCGGCCCGATGGGGCAGCGGGTGCGTGCGGTAATGAACGAGCTGCGGGGCGAAAAGATTGACATTGTGGACTACTCCACAGATCCGGCGCGCTACGTCGCGAACGCGCTTTCACCCGCCCGCGTGTCCTCAGTGGAAATCGTGGATGAAGAAGCGAAGCGCGCGTCCGTGGTAGTGCCGGATTTCCAACTGTCCCTAGCGATTGGGCGGGAGGGGCAGAACTCGCGCCTTGCCGCCCGCTTGTGCGGATACCACATCGATATTCACTCCGATACGGCGTCTGGCCACGGCGTGCTCACGTCCGACGTTTCCCGCCCGGACGTGACCAGTGGCTCACAACCTGAGGGCGAAATCGACGAAAACTAA
- a CDS encoding YlxR family protein, whose translation MSPVYTDRNVPVRTCVGCRRRKPASDMVRYVWDASAQTVVLDSARKRPGRGAWMCDDPKCQQRAERTRAFNRAFRL comes from the coding sequence ATGTCACCTGTCTATACGGACCGAAATGTGCCTGTCCGCACCTGTGTGGGGTGCCGCAGACGCAAACCGGCGAGTGACATGGTGCGATACGTGTGGGATGCATCCGCCCAAACAGTTGTTTTAGACTCAGCCCGGAAACGGCCGGGACGTGGAGCTTGGATGTGTGACGATCCGAAATGTCAGCAACGGGCAGAGCGCACGCGCGCGTTTAACCGCGCTTTTCGACTGTGA
- the infB gene encoding translation initiation factor IF-2 has translation MAKLRVHELAKELGITSKELLAHLKESGEFVKAASSTIEPPVVRRMREELGGKSSAKKKADSKKSKSKPSKPAPNKGKSAPKQSSETAAKQKAEKSGSSKPAAPTKAAKTSAAKPEETEKPEAKPKKTKSAIPNPAQVLRKVTGKGKAKDKSADAKPQRSAPRPGPRPGNNPFASSQGMPRPGGTSGRPAPKPGPRPGNNPFASSQGMPRPGGSSGPGRGGNQERAGRGRGSGRSRSGGGQNRRPRPNPSMMPGRAALDSADLSSNKGRSGGRGGRGRGGQNHGGPGRGGFNPHPGGGRPPRGGRGGRGATQGAFGRGGGKRNRKSKRAKRQELEQQSAPVIGGVQIPRGNGKTIRIRQGASLADFADRIDVNPASLVTVLLHMGEMATATQSLDEDTFKLLGDEIGYKIEVVSPEDEDRELLESFDIDLEAEEEEDEENLQPRPPVVTVMGHVDHGKTKLLDAIRRTDVVDSEHGGITQHIGAYQVHVDLDDEDRIITFIDTPGHEAFTAMRARGAEVTDIAILVVAADDGVMPQTVEAINHAQSANVPIVVAVNKIDKPEANPGKIRAQLTEYGLVSEEYGGDVMFVDISAKQGTGVKDLLEAVLLTADAALDLEANPDTDARGVAIEANLDRGRGAVATMLVQRGTLRIGDALVVGAAHGRVRAMFDEFGHDVEEVGPASPVQVLGLTSVPRAGDSFLVASDDRTARQIAERRESVERQAQLARRRKRISLEEFDQVLKEGKVDMLNLIIKGDVSGAVEAMEDSLLKIDVGEEVGLRIIHRGVGAITQNDVNLATVDNAVIIGFNVRPNDQVSRFAEEEGVEIKYYSVIYQAIEEVEAALKGMLKPIYEEVPLGSAEIRQVFKSGKFGNIAGCIVKKGVIKRGSNARLIRDGIVLQEELEIKSLRREKDDVTEVREGYECGMTLGWKDIAEGDIIETWEMREKPRD, from the coding sequence GTGGCGAAATTACGTGTCCACGAGCTCGCGAAAGAGCTCGGAATCACGAGTAAAGAATTACTAGCGCACCTGAAGGAAAGCGGCGAGTTCGTAAAAGCTGCGTCCTCAACGATCGAACCTCCAGTGGTTCGGCGTATGCGTGAAGAATTGGGTGGAAAGTCTTCCGCGAAGAAGAAAGCGGACTCGAAGAAATCCAAGTCTAAACCTTCAAAACCGGCGCCTAACAAAGGCAAGTCGGCGCCTAAACAGTCGTCAGAAACAGCGGCTAAGCAGAAAGCGGAAAAATCTGGTTCGAGCAAACCGGCTGCGCCCACTAAGGCGGCGAAAACCTCGGCGGCAAAACCGGAGGAAACCGAGAAACCTGAGGCGAAGCCTAAGAAGACTAAATCTGCGATTCCAAATCCGGCGCAAGTGCTGCGCAAGGTAACGGGTAAAGGTAAGGCAAAAGACAAGTCGGCGGATGCGAAACCGCAACGGTCCGCGCCCCGACCTGGGCCGCGTCCGGGGAACAACCCGTTCGCGTCTTCACAGGGTATGCCTCGCCCAGGCGGAACGAGCGGGCGACCCGCACCGAAGCCCGGGCCGCGTCCGGGGAACAACCCGTTCGCGTCCTCGCAGGGTATGCCTCGCCCCGGTGGGTCATCCGGTCCCGGTCGCGGTGGCAACCAAGAACGTGCGGGTCGGGGACGGGGATCAGGACGGTCACGTTCCGGTGGCGGTCAAAACCGGCGGCCGCGCCCCAACCCCTCAATGATGCCGGGGCGCGCAGCCCTGGACTCCGCGGACCTGTCGTCAAACAAGGGGCGGTCCGGTGGTCGCGGTGGCCGTGGACGCGGTGGGCAAAACCACGGCGGACCCGGCCGGGGCGGTTTCAATCCGCATCCCGGTGGCGGTCGTCCACCCCGCGGTGGTCGCGGTGGACGCGGTGCCACGCAGGGCGCATTCGGTCGCGGCGGAGGTAAACGCAACCGTAAGTCCAAGCGGGCAAAGCGCCAGGAGCTCGAGCAGCAGTCAGCACCCGTAATCGGTGGGGTGCAGATTCCGCGTGGAAACGGGAAGACCATCCGCATCCGCCAGGGTGCGTCGCTCGCTGATTTCGCGGACCGCATCGATGTGAACCCCGCCTCGCTCGTCACCGTCTTGCTGCACATGGGGGAGATGGCGACGGCTACGCAGTCGTTGGATGAGGACACGTTCAAGCTGCTCGGCGACGAAATCGGGTACAAGATCGAGGTCGTGTCCCCCGAGGATGAGGACCGCGAACTGCTCGAATCGTTCGACATTGACCTGGAGGCGGAGGAAGAAGAGGACGAAGAGAACCTCCAGCCCCGCCCACCGGTGGTTACCGTCATGGGTCACGTTGACCACGGGAAGACGAAACTGTTGGACGCAATCCGCCGCACGGACGTCGTGGACTCCGAACACGGTGGGATTACGCAGCACATCGGTGCCTACCAGGTGCACGTGGACCTGGATGATGAAGACCGCATTATCACGTTCATTGACACGCCCGGTCACGAGGCGTTCACTGCGATGCGTGCCCGCGGTGCGGAAGTTACCGACATTGCGATCCTCGTGGTGGCTGCGGACGATGGCGTGATGCCGCAGACCGTGGAAGCCATCAACCACGCGCAGTCCGCGAACGTCCCGATTGTGGTGGCGGTAAACAAGATTGATAAACCCGAGGCCAACCCCGGGAAGATCCGCGCCCAACTAACCGAATATGGTTTGGTTTCCGAAGAGTACGGTGGGGACGTCATGTTCGTTGACATTTCCGCCAAGCAGGGAACTGGGGTTAAGGATCTTCTTGAGGCCGTGTTGCTAACGGCGGATGCAGCGCTGGATCTGGAAGCGAACCCGGACACGGATGCGCGCGGGGTCGCGATTGAAGCGAACCTGGACCGCGGTCGCGGCGCTGTCGCAACCATGCTGGTACAGCGTGGGACGCTCCGCATTGGGGACGCCCTCGTGGTGGGGGCGGCACACGGCCGCGTGCGCGCGATGTTCGACGAGTTCGGTCACGACGTGGAAGAAGTCGGGCCGGCCTCACCCGTCCAGGTACTGGGCCTGACGTCCGTGCCACGCGCGGGCGACTCCTTCCTCGTGGCATCGGACGATCGGACCGCCCGACAAATCGCGGAGCGACGCGAATCGGTTGAACGGCAAGCCCAGTTGGCTCGCCGCCGCAAACGCATTTCCCTCGAAGAGTTCGACCAAGTCCTCAAGGAAGGCAAAGTCGACATGCTCAACCTCATCATTAAAGGTGACGTGTCGGGTGCTGTGGAGGCCATGGAAGACTCGCTGCTTAAGATCGACGTGGGCGAAGAAGTTGGATTGCGCATTATCCACCGTGGCGTAGGTGCGATTACGCAAAACGACGTGAACCTCGCGACCGTGGACAACGCGGTCATCATCGGGTTCAACGTGCGGCCAAACGACCAGGTATCCCGGTTCGCCGAAGAAGAAGGGGTGGAGATCAAGTACTACTCCGTCATCTACCAGGCGATTGAAGAGGTTGAAGCGGCCCTGAAGGGCATGCTGAAGCCGATTTACGAGGAAGTGCCGCTGGGCAGTGCGGAAATCCGCCAGGTCTTCAAGTCCGGTAAGTTCGGCAACATTGCCGGCTGTATCGTCAAGAAGGGCGTTATCAAACGCGGAAGCAACGCCCGTCTTATCCGCGACGGCATCGTCTTGCAAGAAGAGTTGGAGATCAAGTCTTTGCGCAGAGAGAAGGATGATGTTACGGAAGTCCGGGAGGGCTACGAATGCGGGATGACGCTGGGGTGGAAAGATATCGCGGAAGGCGACATCATTGAAACCTGGGAGATGCGCGAAAAACCGCGTGACTAA
- the rbfA gene encoding 30S ribosome-binding factor RbfA: protein MADLNRQRKVADRIKQTVAHMLERRVKDPRLGFITITDVRVTGDLQHATVFYTVYGSEKEARDTAAALESAKGMLRSAVGKALGIRLTPTLEFAADGLAQSAARMEEVLAAARAEDERLAEQARGAKYAGDADPYRDDPAENS, encoded by the coding sequence GTGGCCGATCTGAATAGACAACGTAAAGTTGCCGACCGGATCAAGCAGACTGTGGCGCACATGCTGGAGCGGCGGGTTAAGGACCCTCGCTTAGGCTTCATTACGATCACGGACGTGCGCGTAACCGGTGACCTGCAGCACGCCACCGTGTTCTACACGGTGTATGGCAGTGAAAAAGAGGCGCGGGACACGGCGGCGGCGCTGGAGTCCGCGAAAGGGATGCTGCGTTCAGCGGTCGGGAAGGCGCTGGGGATCCGATTGACCCCAACGCTGGAGTTCGCCGCGGACGGGCTTGCGCAAAGCGCGGCGCGCATGGAAGAAGTGCTGGCGGCCGCCCGGGCAGAAGACGAGCGGTTGGCAGAGCAGGCACGCGGAGCTAAATACGCGGGTGACGCCGACCCATATCGCGACGACCCCGCCGAAAACTCGTAG